From Thunnus albacares chromosome 22, fThuAlb1.1, whole genome shotgun sequence, the proteins below share one genomic window:
- the gal3st4 gene encoding galactose-3-O-sulfotransferase 4 isoform X2: MLFRRRARMLRWLVCGRLGPVWMWKALLLFVAVVFAGQLLGVIFNKSVQPAARSIFSSPDAQGPSLGSCQPHTHIMFLKTHKTASSTVLNMLYRFGEERNLYFALPLGYQLGYPLPFNAHRVKGYRGPRAMEFHIMGNHMRFNKPEVEKVMPADTFYFSIIRDPVALAESSFAYYKEVAPAFRKAKGLGDFADDPRKYYDPRLRNNHYARNLLWFDFGMDHNANFSVALAQRGEAMIHQAFKLILISEYFDQSMILLRHALCWPLDAVVSFSLNARQQKPSSIGGMSGSWMGKAAAVAGVNVRGGRSQAKTPPNLSLTEEQREKLRQWNALDWYLYKAFNRTFWEEIDRFGHTQMEQEVALLRMRRDDLARVCLRDGGKPVEAHRIRDKTIRPFQSGLVKILGYELQPGLDNTTRMACLRMIRPEIQYKDVLDVKQFPRAQPIQAQPGQQSQGLMIAAGGSFLRQDSSRTGGERQVGVEGGGRTVEKGERDWDGSHLMRNNQTLIRVQEKGRLR, translated from the exons TGTCCAGCCAGCTGCTCGCTCCATCTTCTCGTCCCCTGATGCTCAGGGGCCTTCTCTGGGCTCCTGTCAGCCCCACACCCACATCATGTTCCTCAAGACCCACAAGACAGCCAGCAGCACTGTGCTCAACATGCTGTACCGCTTTGGAGAGGAGCGCAACCTCTACTTTGCCCTACCACTGGGCTACCAGCTGGGCTACCCGCTGCCCTTCAACGCTCACAGGGTCAAAGGTTACCGAGGTCCCAGAGCCATGGAGTTCCACATCATGGGCAATCACATGAGATTTAATAAGCCAGAG GTGGAGAAGGTGATGCCTGCAGACACGTTCTACTTCTCCATCATCAGAGACCCGGTTGCTCTGGCTGAGTCCTCCTTTGCCTATTACAAAGAAGTGGCACCTGCCTTTCGGAAAGCCAAAGGCTTGGGCGATTTTGCTGATGACCCCAGGAAATACTATGATCCTCGTCTCCGCAACAACCACTATGCACGCAACCTGCTGTGGTTTGACTTTGGCATGGACCACAATGCTAACTTCTCAGTGGCTCTGGCTCAGCGCGGTGAGGCCATGATCCACCAGGCTTTTAAGCTGATTCTGATATCAGAGTACTTTGACCAGTCCATGATCCTGCTGAGACACGCCCTCTGCTGGCCGCTGGATGCTGTTGTCTCATTTAGTCTCAACGCTCGGCAGCAGAAGCCCAGCAGCATAGGAGGGATGAGTGGGAGCTGGATGGGCAAAGCGGCAGCAGTGGCTGGTGTCAACGTTAGAGGTGGACGCTCACAAGCCAAGACACCGCCCAATCTGTCACTAACGGAGGAACAGCGAGAGAAGCTGCGGCAGTGGAATGCCTTAGACTGGTATTTATACAAAGCCTTTAACCGGACCTTCTGGGAGGAAATTGACAGGTTCGGTCACACCCAGATGGAGCAGGAAGTGGCTCTTCTCAGGATGCGACGGGACGATCTGGCCCGGGTTTGTCTGAGGGATGGCGGGAAGCCTGTGGAGGCCCACCGGATCCGAGACAAAACCATCCGGCCATTCCAGAGCGGATTAGTGAAGATCCTTGGCTATGAGCTCCAGCCAGGGCTGGACAACACCACCAGGATGGCCTGTCTGAGGATGATCAGACCTGAGATCCAGTACAAAGATGTACTGGATGTTAAACAGTTCCCACGGGCTCAGCCGATCCAAGCCCAGCCAGGCCAACAGAGCCAGGGACTCATGATAGCAGCCGGTGGCTCTTTTCTGAGACAAGACTCGTccaggacaggaggagagaggcaggTGGGGgtagagggaggggggaggacggtggagaagggggagagagacTGGGATGGAAGCCATTTAATGAGGAACAACCAGACTTTGATACGAGTGCAAGAAAAAGGAAGGTTGAGATAG
- the gal3st4 gene encoding galactose-3-O-sulfotransferase 4 isoform X1, giving the protein MLFRRRARMLRWLVCGRLGPVWMWKALLLFVAVVFAGQLLGVIFNKSSVQPAARSIFSSPDAQGPSLGSCQPHTHIMFLKTHKTASSTVLNMLYRFGEERNLYFALPLGYQLGYPLPFNAHRVKGYRGPRAMEFHIMGNHMRFNKPEVEKVMPADTFYFSIIRDPVALAESSFAYYKEVAPAFRKAKGLGDFADDPRKYYDPRLRNNHYARNLLWFDFGMDHNANFSVALAQRGEAMIHQAFKLILISEYFDQSMILLRHALCWPLDAVVSFSLNARQQKPSSIGGMSGSWMGKAAAVAGVNVRGGRSQAKTPPNLSLTEEQREKLRQWNALDWYLYKAFNRTFWEEIDRFGHTQMEQEVALLRMRRDDLARVCLRDGGKPVEAHRIRDKTIRPFQSGLVKILGYELQPGLDNTTRMACLRMIRPEIQYKDVLDVKQFPRAQPIQAQPGQQSQGLMIAAGGSFLRQDSSRTGGERQVGVEGGGRTVEKGERDWDGSHLMRNNQTLIRVQEKGRLR; this is encoded by the exons CAGTGTCCAGCCAGCTGCTCGCTCCATCTTCTCGTCCCCTGATGCTCAGGGGCCTTCTCTGGGCTCCTGTCAGCCCCACACCCACATCATGTTCCTCAAGACCCACAAGACAGCCAGCAGCACTGTGCTCAACATGCTGTACCGCTTTGGAGAGGAGCGCAACCTCTACTTTGCCCTACCACTGGGCTACCAGCTGGGCTACCCGCTGCCCTTCAACGCTCACAGGGTCAAAGGTTACCGAGGTCCCAGAGCCATGGAGTTCCACATCATGGGCAATCACATGAGATTTAATAAGCCAGAG GTGGAGAAGGTGATGCCTGCAGACACGTTCTACTTCTCCATCATCAGAGACCCGGTTGCTCTGGCTGAGTCCTCCTTTGCCTATTACAAAGAAGTGGCACCTGCCTTTCGGAAAGCCAAAGGCTTGGGCGATTTTGCTGATGACCCCAGGAAATACTATGATCCTCGTCTCCGCAACAACCACTATGCACGCAACCTGCTGTGGTTTGACTTTGGCATGGACCACAATGCTAACTTCTCAGTGGCTCTGGCTCAGCGCGGTGAGGCCATGATCCACCAGGCTTTTAAGCTGATTCTGATATCAGAGTACTTTGACCAGTCCATGATCCTGCTGAGACACGCCCTCTGCTGGCCGCTGGATGCTGTTGTCTCATTTAGTCTCAACGCTCGGCAGCAGAAGCCCAGCAGCATAGGAGGGATGAGTGGGAGCTGGATGGGCAAAGCGGCAGCAGTGGCTGGTGTCAACGTTAGAGGTGGACGCTCACAAGCCAAGACACCGCCCAATCTGTCACTAACGGAGGAACAGCGAGAGAAGCTGCGGCAGTGGAATGCCTTAGACTGGTATTTATACAAAGCCTTTAACCGGACCTTCTGGGAGGAAATTGACAGGTTCGGTCACACCCAGATGGAGCAGGAAGTGGCTCTTCTCAGGATGCGACGGGACGATCTGGCCCGGGTTTGTCTGAGGGATGGCGGGAAGCCTGTGGAGGCCCACCGGATCCGAGACAAAACCATCCGGCCATTCCAGAGCGGATTAGTGAAGATCCTTGGCTATGAGCTCCAGCCAGGGCTGGACAACACCACCAGGATGGCCTGTCTGAGGATGATCAGACCTGAGATCCAGTACAAAGATGTACTGGATGTTAAACAGTTCCCACGGGCTCAGCCGATCCAAGCCCAGCCAGGCCAACAGAGCCAGGGACTCATGATAGCAGCCGGTGGCTCTTTTCTGAGACAAGACTCGTccaggacaggaggagagaggcaggTGGGGgtagagggaggggggaggacggtggagaagggggagagagacTGGGATGGAAGCCATTTAATGAGGAACAACCAGACTTTGATACGAGTGCAAGAAAAAGGAAGGTTGAGATAG